A portion of the Oscillospiraceae bacterium genome contains these proteins:
- a CDS encoding GNAT family N-acetyltransferase, with product MQDITIRNVSLADAPRILEIYAWYVEHTVITFEYDVPSLEEFEGRMRRTMQKYPYLVIERDGRVEGYTYAGPFVGRAAYDWACELTIYLDHDARKHGMGRALYEALADRLQAMGILNLYACIGYPQAEDEYLTRNSARFHEHLGFALVGTFHNCGYKFGRWYDMIWMEKILGEHRPDQPPVQPYIY from the coding sequence ATGCAGGATATTACCATTCGGAATGTGTCTCTGGCCGATGCGCCCCGCATTCTGGAGATCTACGCCTGGTATGTGGAGCACACGGTCATCACCTTTGAATACGACGTACCCTCACTGGAGGAATTTGAAGGCCGCATGCGCCGCACCATGCAGAAATACCCCTACCTGGTCATCGAGCGGGACGGCCGGGTGGAGGGCTACACCTACGCGGGGCCCTTTGTGGGCCGTGCCGCCTACGACTGGGCCTGTGAGCTGACCATCTACCTGGACCACGACGCCCGGAAACACGGCATGGGCCGTGCCCTGTACGAGGCACTGGCCGACCGGCTGCAGGCCATGGGCATCCTGAACCTGTATGCCTGCATCGGCTACCCGCAGGCGGAGGACGAATACCTGACCCGGAACAGCGCCCGGTTCCACGAGCATCTGGGCTTTGCACTGGTCGGCACCTTCCACAACTGCGGGTACAAGTTCGGCCGCTGGTACGACATGATCTGGATGGAAAAGATCCTCGGAGAGCACCGCCCCGACCAGCCGCCCGTGCAGCCCTACATTTACTAA
- the pckA gene encoding phosphoenolpyruvate carboxykinase (ATP), producing the protein MAKLDLTKYGITGTTEVVYNPSYEQLFAEETKPGLEGYEKGQVSELGAVNVMTGIYTGRSPKDKFIVMDENSKDTVWWTSDEYKNDNHPASQEAWAAVKAIAQKELSNKRLYVVDAFCGANKDTRMAIRFVMEVAWQAHFVTNMFIKPTAEELENFEPDFVVYNASKAKVENYKELGLNSETAVVFNITSKEQVIVNTWYGGEMKKGMFSMMNYFLPLKGMASMHCSANTDKNGENTAIFFGLSGTGKTTLSTDPKRLLIGDDEHGWDDNGVFNFEGGCYAKVINLDKDSEPDIYNAIKRNALLENVTLDAEGHIDFADKTVTENTRVSYPINHIQNIVRPISSAPAAKNVIFLSADAFGVLPPVSILTPEQTQYYFLSGFTAKLAGTERGITEPTPTFSACFGQAFLELHPTKYAEELVKKMKASGAKAYLVNTGWNGTGKRISIKDTRGIIDAILSGAINEAPTKKIPYFDFEVPTQLPGVDPAILDPRDTYADASQWEEKAKDLAGRFIKNFAKYEGNEHGKALVSAGPQL; encoded by the coding sequence GGCATCTACACCGGTCGTTCTCCCAAGGATAAGTTCATCGTCATGGACGAGAACTCCAAGGACACCGTGTGGTGGACCAGCGACGAGTACAAGAATGACAACCACCCCGCTTCTCAGGAAGCATGGGCTGCTGTGAAGGCCATCGCTCAGAAGGAGCTGTCCAACAAGCGCCTGTACGTCGTGGATGCATTCTGCGGTGCCAACAAGGATACCCGCATGGCCATCCGCTTTGTCATGGAAGTTGCATGGCAGGCACACTTTGTCACCAACATGTTCATCAAGCCCACCGCTGAGGAACTGGAGAACTTTGAGCCGGATTTCGTTGTCTACAACGCATCCAAGGCCAAGGTGGAGAACTACAAGGAGCTGGGCCTGAACTCTGAGACTGCTGTTGTGTTCAACATCACCAGCAAGGAGCAGGTCATCGTCAACACCTGGTACGGCGGCGAGATGAAGAAGGGCATGTTCTCCATGATGAACTACTTCCTGCCTCTGAAGGGCATGGCTTCCATGCACTGCTCTGCCAACACCGACAAGAACGGCGAGAACACCGCCATCTTCTTCGGTCTGTCCGGCACCGGCAAGACCACCCTGTCCACCGATCCCAAGCGTCTGCTGATCGGCGATGACGAGCACGGCTGGGACGACAACGGCGTGTTCAACTTCGAGGGCGGCTGCTACGCAAAGGTCATCAACCTGGATAAGGACTCCGAGCCCGATATCTACAACGCCATCAAGCGCAACGCTCTGCTGGAGAACGTTACCCTGGATGCTGAGGGCCACATCGACTTCGCCGACAAGACCGTCACCGAGAACACCCGTGTGTCCTATCCCATCAACCACATCCAGAACATCGTGCGCCCCATCTCTTCTGCACCCGCAGCCAAGAACGTCATCTTCCTGTCTGCTGACGCATTCGGCGTACTGCCCCCGGTCTCCATCCTGACCCCGGAGCAGACCCAGTACTACTTCCTGTCCGGCTTCACCGCAAAGCTGGCCGGCACCGAGCGCGGCATCACCGAGCCCACTCCCACCTTCTCCGCTTGCTTCGGCCAGGCCTTCCTGGAGCTGCATCCCACCAAGTACGCTGAGGAACTGGTGAAGAAGATGAAGGCCAGCGGCGCCAAGGCTTACCTGGTGAACACCGGCTGGAACGGCACCGGCAAGCGCATCTCCATCAAGGATACCCGCGGCATCATCGACGCCATCCTGAGCGGTGCCATCAACGAGGCTCCCACCAAGAAGATCCCCTACTTCGACTTCGAGGTTCCCACCCAGCTGCCCGGCGTGGATCCCGCTATCCTGGATCCCCGCGACACCTATGCTGACGCTTCCCAGTGGGAGGAGAAGGCAAAGGATCTGGCTGGCCGCTTCATCAAGAACTTTGCAAAGTACGAGGGCAACGAGCACGGCAAGGCTCTGGTCTCTGCCGGCCCCCAGCTGTAA
- a CDS encoding sodium/proline symporter yields the protein MTNVCIIATIVIYLVGMLLVGFAYSKSNEDSTDFYLGGRKMGPLVTAMSAEASDMSSWLLMGLPGLAYLTGIASPGWTAIGLAVGTWLNWLIVARRLRRYSANLDAITVPQFLSLRFHAQRNLLNALGAVIIIVFFIPYTASGFAACGKLFHSLFGVDYMIAMIVSALVIVGYTILGGFRAVTTTDLIQSVVMSIALVAVLAYGIGVAGGWGAVMENARSLSGYLTMAASHDAAAGTAASYSLLDIVSTMAWGLGYFGMPHILLRFMAIEDEKKLVLSRRIASVWVVIAMTASIVIGVVGLGMTKAGALEFLSGSSSETLIVRIASLIAQHGVLAAVLAGLILAGILAATMSTADSQMLAAASSVSQNILQEFGHMKLTEKQSLFAARLTIICVSVVGVVLARDPDSSVFGIVSFAWAGFGGAFGAVVLCALFWKRCNWQGALAGMLCGGLMVFVWKYLISPLGGVFGIYELLPAFLFSLAACVVVSLATPAPGADIEAEFEAAK from the coding sequence ATGACAAATGTCTGCATCATTGCCACCATTGTGATCTATCTGGTGGGCATGCTGCTGGTGGGCTTTGCTTACAGCAAGTCCAACGAGGACAGCACCGACTTTTACCTCGGCGGCCGCAAGATGGGCCCGCTGGTCACCGCTATGAGCGCCGAAGCCAGCGATATGTCCAGCTGGCTGCTGATGGGCCTGCCCGGCCTTGCCTACCTCACCGGCATTGCGTCGCCGGGCTGGACGGCCATCGGCCTGGCTGTGGGCACCTGGCTCAACTGGCTCATCGTGGCCCGGCGGCTGCGGCGCTACTCGGCCAATCTGGACGCCATCACGGTGCCGCAGTTCCTGTCGCTGCGGTTCCACGCCCAGCGCAACCTGCTCAACGCGCTGGGCGCGGTGATCATCATCGTGTTCTTTATCCCGTACACGGCTTCCGGCTTTGCGGCCTGCGGCAAGCTGTTCCACAGCCTGTTCGGCGTGGACTACATGATCGCGATGATCGTGTCCGCACTGGTCATCGTGGGGTACACCATTCTGGGCGGCTTCCGGGCCGTGACCACCACCGACCTCATCCAGTCGGTGGTCATGAGCATCGCACTGGTGGCGGTGCTGGCCTACGGCATCGGTGTGGCCGGGGGCTGGGGTGCCGTGATGGAAAACGCCCGCAGCCTTTCCGGCTACCTGACCATGGCGGCCAGCCACGACGCTGCCGCCGGGACCGCCGCCTCCTACAGCCTGCTGGACATCGTGTCCACCATGGCCTGGGGCCTGGGCTACTTTGGCATGCCCCACATCCTGCTGCGGTTCATGGCCATTGAGGACGAAAAGAAGCTGGTGCTCAGCCGCCGCATTGCCAGCGTGTGGGTGGTCATTGCCATGACGGCCTCCATCGTCATCGGCGTGGTGGGTCTGGGCATGACCAAAGCCGGTGCGCTGGAATTCCTGAGCGGCTCCTCCAGCGAGACCCTCATCGTGCGCATTGCCAGTCTCATTGCACAGCACGGTGTGCTGGCGGCGGTGCTGGCGGGCCTGATCCTGGCCGGTATTCTGGCGGCCACCATGTCCACCGCCGACAGCCAGATGCTGGCAGCGGCGTCCAGTGTTTCGCAGAATATCCTGCAGGAGTTCGGCCATATGAAGCTCACCGAAAAGCAGAGCCTGTTTGCGGCCCGGCTTACCATCATCTGCGTCAGCGTGGTGGGCGTGGTGCTGGCCCGCGACCCGGATTCCAGCGTGTTCGGCATCGTCAGCTTTGCATGGGCCGGTTTTGGCGGCGCCTTTGGTGCGGTGGTGCTGTGCGCCCTGTTCTGGAAGCGCTGCAACTGGCAGGGTGCACTGGCCGGGATGCTCTGCGGCGGCCTGATGGTCTTTGTGTGGAAGTACCTCATCAGCCCGCTGGGCGGCGTGTTCGGCATCTACGAGCTGCTGCCGGCTTTCCTGTTCTCGCTGGCAGCCTGCGTGGTGGTCAGCCTTGCCACCCCGGCTCCCGGTGCGGACATCGAGGCCGAATTTGAAGCGGCGAAATAA
- a CDS encoding glycoside hydrolase family 3 C-terminal domain-containing protein, protein MKHADVIAKLSLREKCALLSGATVFETHALPNKGVPAIWLSDGPNGLRKQAGPADHLGLNPSEPATCFPTAATVANSWDPALGEEIGKALGEETASYRVNVILGPGLNTKRSPLCGRDFEYFSEDPYLSGKLAAGYVRGIQSVGVSACPKHFAANNQELRRMASNSVLDERTLRELYLTSFEIAVKEGRPKCIMTSYNRVNGTYANENHHLLQDILHGEWGYDGAVVTDWGGSNDHVEGVREGSTLEMPCPGFGSAKRLMQAVEEGRLPESAVDARVDELLELVFTTDAAVKAAPKRFDRDAHHALARRAAAESVVLLKNEDDLLPLKPGQRVALIGDFAQTPRYQGAGSSSVNATRVDNLKDAAEADDITLAGFCAGYERSGTPNPAFVEEAAALARKADVVVLCMGLDESSESEGLDRSHICIPENQKQLLEAVAQANENLVVVLSAGSVVETGWVSRCKAVLHAYLGGQAGAGAIMDVLTGRVNPSGKLAETLPLTYEDTPAARYFPGKQQNVEYREGLYIGYRYYETAHVPVRYPFGYGLSYTTFAYSDLKADADKVTFTITNTGSRAGAEIAQLYVAKADAAVFRPEKELKGFAKVFLQAGECKTVTIPLDDKAFRYWNVKTDRWETEGGSYQLLVGASVQDIRLRAEVSVQGTGAPDPYAGKAVQCYRTADIKNVPDAAFEALLGHAIPEDKPHIDQTMTLGELNHSRSPLCWLAWAVLHTLLKRSSREGTPDLNLLFQYNMPVRALAQMTGGMVGQETVDGIVMEAKGFWIIGLLRALIGFGQNAVSNRKFRAALDAERGGPAV, encoded by the coding sequence ATGAAACATGCAGATGTGATCGCCAAACTGTCCCTGCGGGAAAAATGCGCCCTGCTTTCCGGCGCCACCGTGTTCGAGACCCATGCCCTGCCCAACAAGGGGGTGCCGGCCATCTGGCTGTCGGACGGCCCCAACGGTCTGCGCAAACAGGCGGGCCCGGCCGACCATCTGGGCCTGAACCCCTCGGAGCCGGCCACCTGCTTCCCCACGGCGGCCACCGTGGCCAACAGCTGGGACCCCGCCCTGGGCGAGGAGATCGGCAAAGCGCTGGGCGAGGAGACCGCTTCCTACCGCGTCAATGTGATCCTGGGCCCCGGCCTGAACACCAAGCGCAGCCCGCTGTGCGGCCGCGATTTCGAGTATTTCTCGGAGGACCCGTACCTGTCCGGCAAGCTGGCAGCAGGCTATGTGCGCGGCATCCAGTCGGTGGGCGTTTCGGCCTGCCCCAAGCACTTTGCCGCCAACAATCAGGAGCTGCGCCGCATGGCCAGCAACAGCGTGCTGGACGAGCGCACCCTGCGGGAGCTGTACCTCACCAGCTTTGAGATCGCCGTGAAAGAGGGCAGGCCCAAGTGCATCATGACCTCCTACAACCGGGTCAACGGCACCTACGCCAACGAGAACCATCACCTGCTGCAGGATATCCTGCACGGCGAGTGGGGCTATGACGGGGCCGTGGTCACCGACTGGGGCGGCTCCAACGACCATGTGGAGGGTGTGCGCGAAGGCTCCACGCTGGAAATGCCCTGCCCCGGCTTTGGCTCGGCCAAGCGGCTGATGCAGGCCGTGGAGGAGGGCCGTCTGCCGGAATCCGCGGTGGATGCCCGGGTGGACGAGCTGCTGGAGCTGGTGTTCACCACCGATGCGGCAGTCAAGGCCGCACCGAAGCGGTTCGACCGGGACGCCCATCATGCGCTGGCCCGCCGTGCCGCCGCCGAAAGCGTGGTGCTGCTGAAAAACGAGGATGACCTGCTGCCCCTCAAGCCCGGGCAGCGCGTGGCTCTCATCGGTGATTTTGCGCAGACGCCCCGCTATCAGGGCGCAGGCTCCAGCTCGGTGAACGCTACCCGCGTGGACAACCTGAAGGACGCCGCCGAGGCGGACGACATCACGCTGGCAGGCTTCTGCGCAGGGTATGAGCGCAGCGGCACCCCCAACCCGGCCTTTGTGGAAGAGGCCGCCGCACTGGCCCGCAAGGCCGACGTGGTGGTGCTCTGCATGGGTCTGGACGAGTCCAGCGAGAGCGAAGGCCTGGACCGCAGCCACATCTGCATCCCGGAGAACCAGAAGCAGCTGCTGGAAGCTGTGGCGCAGGCCAACGAGAACCTCGTGGTGGTGCTGAGCGCCGGCAGCGTGGTGGAAACGGGCTGGGTCAGCCGCTGCAAGGCAGTGCTGCACGCCTATCTGGGCGGGCAGGCCGGTGCCGGTGCCATCATGGACGTGCTCACCGGCCGGGTGAACCCCAGCGGCAAGCTGGCCGAGACTCTGCCCCTGACCTACGAGGACACCCCGGCGGCCCGGTATTTCCCGGGCAAACAGCAGAACGTGGAGTACCGCGAGGGCCTGTACATCGGCTACCGCTACTACGAAACGGCCCATGTGCCGGTGCGCTATCCCTTCGGTTACGGCCTGAGCTACACCACCTTTGCCTACTCCGACCTGAAAGCGGACGCGGACAAGGTCACCTTTACCATCACCAACACCGGCAGCCGCGCCGGTGCCGAGATCGCACAGCTGTATGTGGCCAAGGCCGACGCAGCCGTGTTCCGCCCGGAAAAGGAGCTGAAGGGCTTTGCCAAGGTGTTCCTGCAGGCGGGCGAGTGCAAGACCGTGACCATTCCGCTGGACGACAAGGCCTTCCGCTACTGGAACGTGAAAACGGACCGCTGGGAGACCGAGGGCGGCAGCTACCAGCTGCTGGTGGGTGCCAGCGTACAGGACATCCGCCTGCGCGCCGAGGTGTCCGTGCAGGGCACTGGTGCCCCGGACCCCTATGCTGGCAAGGCTGTGCAGTGCTACCGCACCGCTGACATCAAGAATGTGCCGGATGCCGCCTTTGAGGCCCTGCTGGGCCACGCCATCCCGGAGGACAAGCCCCACATCGACCAGACCATGACGCTGGGCGAGCTGAACCACAGCCGCAGTCCGCTGTGCTGGCTGGCCTGGGCCGTGCTGCACACCCTGCTCAAGCGCAGCTCCCGCGAGGGCACGCCGGACCTGAACCTGCTGTTCCAGTACAACATGCCTGTCCGTGCGCTGGCCCAGATGACCGGCGGCATGGTCGGGCAGGAGACGGTGGACGGCATCGTGATGGAAGCAAAGGGCTTCTGGATCATCGGCCTGCTGCGGGCACTCATCGGCTTTGGGCAGAACGCAGTCTCCAACCGGAAGTTCCGCGCGGCACTGGACGCCGAGCGCGGCGGCCCGGCGGTGTAA